From a single Mycolicibacterium moriokaense genomic region:
- a CDS encoding glycosyltransferase family 39 protein — MTSTLAVPRELRPREQSQTAPTRRAPRAVSVWSRVGLAALLSATAVLYLWNLSASGWANAFYTAAAQAGASDWTAMLFGSSDAANAITVDKTPAALWIIDVSVRLFGLNPWSVLVPQALEGVTAVGILYAAVRRVAGPGAGLLAGAVLAVTPVAALIFRFNNPDALLVLLLVAAAYCVLRACEKGASRWWLVAAGAAVGFGFLAKMLQAFLVLPGFAAAYLVAGHRPLKRRIADLFLAAAAVVVSGGWYLALAELWPASSRPYIGGSQHNSIVELTLGYNGLGRLTGNETGGLGNLNHDVGWGRLFGAGMGLDIAWLLPAAAICLVAGLLITRRAPRTDPARAALILCGGWLVVTAVVFSFANGIVHSYYTVALAPAVGACVGMGTTLLWQNRFDIRAATALSGTALVTVVLAAVLMSRHAEWTPWLRAVVAVGGVGAATLLLVSGRLTPTVARAVAVLAIVSCLAAPAAYSIVTAATPHSGAIPSVGTSRHGFGGGPGGLLDAPKPGPELTATLARDADDYTWAAAVIGSNNAAGYQLATGAPVMAIGGFNGTDPAPTLEEFQQLVATRQIHYFIGGRMMSWGSPKSGSRAAIEIADWVEKHYTPLSVEQAVIYDLSRPPMDS, encoded by the coding sequence GTGACCTCCACACTCGCCGTCCCTCGCGAGCTGCGCCCACGCGAGCAGTCGCAAACTGCCCCGACACGCAGGGCACCGCGTGCAGTTTCTGTCTGGTCGCGAGTTGGACTCGCGGCGCTGCTGTCGGCCACCGCGGTGCTGTACCTGTGGAACCTGTCCGCCAGCGGGTGGGCCAACGCGTTCTACACGGCGGCGGCGCAGGCCGGGGCGAGTGACTGGACAGCGATGTTGTTCGGCTCCAGCGACGCCGCGAACGCGATCACCGTCGACAAGACCCCGGCGGCGCTGTGGATTATCGACGTGTCGGTCCGGCTGTTCGGGCTGAACCCGTGGAGTGTGCTGGTGCCTCAGGCGCTCGAAGGGGTCACGGCCGTCGGCATTCTGTACGCCGCGGTCCGCCGCGTCGCCGGTCCCGGCGCCGGACTGCTGGCTGGCGCGGTGCTGGCCGTCACCCCTGTCGCGGCGTTGATCTTCCGGTTCAACAATCCCGATGCGCTACTGGTACTGCTGCTGGTCGCCGCCGCCTATTGCGTACTGCGCGCTTGCGAAAAGGGCGCAAGCCGTTGGTGGTTGGTCGCCGCGGGCGCTGCGGTCGGATTCGGCTTCCTCGCCAAGATGCTGCAGGCATTCCTGGTCCTGCCCGGATTCGCGGCAGCTTACCTCGTCGCGGGGCACCGCCCGCTGAAGCGCCGGATCGCCGACCTGTTCCTCGCGGCTGCAGCGGTCGTGGTCTCCGGAGGGTGGTACCTCGCGCTCGCCGAGCTCTGGCCCGCGTCGTCGCGGCCGTACATCGGCGGCTCGCAGCACAACAGCATCGTCGAATTGACTTTGGGCTACAACGGATTGGGCCGGCTGACGGGTAACGAGACCGGTGGCCTCGGCAATCTCAACCACGACGTCGGGTGGGGCCGGCTGTTCGGCGCGGGGATGGGGTTGGACATCGCGTGGCTGCTGCCTGCGGCGGCGATCTGTCTCGTCGCGGGTCTACTCATCACACGACGCGCACCTCGCACCGACCCGGCCAGGGCTGCCCTGATTCTCTGCGGCGGCTGGCTTGTCGTCACCGCCGTGGTGTTCAGCTTCGCCAACGGCATCGTGCACTCCTACTACACCGTCGCTCTGGCGCCGGCGGTCGGCGCATGTGTCGGGATGGGCACAACCCTGTTGTGGCAGAACAGATTCGATATCCGCGCGGCGACCGCGCTGTCCGGCACGGCCCTGGTGACCGTTGTCCTCGCGGCGGTGTTGATGTCCCGGCACGCGGAGTGGACTCCGTGGCTGCGGGCGGTGGTCGCGGTCGGCGGAGTGGGAGCAGCGACGCTGTTGCTGGTCTCCGGTCGATTGACGCCGACGGTGGCGCGCGCCGTCGCCGTCCTCGCCATCGTGTCGTGTCTGGCGGCACCTGCGGCGTACTCGATCGTCACTGCGGCGACACCGCACAGCGGTGCGATTCCGAGTGTGGGCACGTCGCGGCATGGGTTCGGCGGCGGGCCTGGCGGCCTGTTGGATGCGCCGAAACCCGGGCCCGAGCTGACGGCGACATTGGCCCGCGACGCCGACGACTACACCTGGGCCGCCGCGGTGATCGGTTCCAACAACGCCGCGGGGTATCAGCTGGCTACCGGCGCGCCTGTGATGGCGATCGGGGGTTTCAACGGCACCGATCCCGCGCCGACGCTCGAGGAGTTCCAGCAGCTTGTCGCCACGCGGCAGATCCACTACTTCATCGGCGGCCGGATGATGTCCTGGGGATCGCCGAAGAGCGGCAGCCGTGCCGCCATTGAGATCGCGGACTGGGTGGAGAAGCACTACACGCCGCTGTCCGTCGAGCAAGCGGTCATCTACGACCTCAGTCGGCCGCCAATGGATTCATAG
- a CDS encoding bifunctional glycosyltransferase family 2/GtrA family protein gives MTDIALERDTARTRFESRPNAAEIARDAGVPVLDVVVPVYNEEAALAGSVHRLHRHLREHFPFSARITIADNASTDDTARIAAELAAELCDIRVVRLSEKGRGRALHAAWSTSDAPVLVYMDVDLSTDLAALAPLVAPLVSGHSDLAIGTRLGRGSRVVRGAKREVISRCYNLILKSALAAGFSDAQCGFKAIRADVAERLLPHVADTGWFFDTELLVLAERSGLRIHEVPVDWVDDPDSRVDIVATAAADLRGIGRLLRNFTNGSIPVNTIAAQLGSSQHSAAPGSLFRQVVRFGTIGLVSSAAYAMLFVLLQGSLGAQVANLIALLLTAIGNTAANRRFTFGIGGKANVTRHHVEGLIVFAIALAITSGSLAVLHFFVTDPHHLVELAVLVVANLVATAARFVLLRGWVFHPRRNR, from the coding sequence ATGACCGATATCGCCCTCGAGCGTGACACGGCCCGGACCCGCTTCGAATCCCGACCGAATGCCGCGGAGATAGCCCGCGACGCCGGCGTGCCGGTGCTCGACGTGGTGGTGCCGGTTTACAACGAAGAAGCCGCCCTCGCTGGCTCGGTGCACCGCCTGCACCGCCATCTGCGTGAGCACTTTCCCTTCTCTGCGCGCATCACCATCGCCGACAATGCGAGCACCGACGACACTGCGCGGATCGCAGCCGAACTGGCCGCCGAGTTGTGCGACATCCGGGTGGTGCGGCTGTCCGAGAAGGGTCGCGGTCGGGCCCTGCACGCCGCATGGTCGACATCGGACGCACCGGTGCTGGTCTACATGGACGTGGATCTGTCCACCGACCTGGCCGCCCTCGCCCCGCTGGTGGCCCCGCTGGTGTCGGGACATTCCGACCTTGCGATCGGCACCCGGCTGGGCCGCGGCTCCCGGGTGGTGCGGGGCGCCAAGCGCGAGGTCATCTCCCGCTGCTACAACCTGATCCTCAAATCCGCGCTCGCGGCCGGGTTCTCGGATGCGCAGTGCGGGTTCAAGGCGATCCGCGCCGACGTCGCCGAGCGTCTGCTGCCCCATGTCGCCGACACTGGATGGTTCTTCGACACCGAACTGCTGGTGCTCGCCGAACGTAGCGGTCTGCGCATCCACGAGGTCCCGGTGGACTGGGTGGACGACCCGGACAGTCGGGTGGACATCGTCGCGACCGCGGCGGCCGATCTCAGGGGTATCGGTCGGCTGCTGCGCAACTTCACCAACGGCTCGATTCCGGTCAATACCATTGCCGCACAGCTGGGTTCATCACAACATTCGGCGGCCCCGGGATCGCTGTTCCGACAGGTGGTGCGGTTCGGCACCATCGGTTTGGTGTCGTCGGCGGCCTACGCGATGCTGTTCGTGCTGCTTCAGGGCTCGTTGGGAGCGCAGGTGGCGAACCTGATCGCGCTGCTGCTGACCGCGATCGGCAACACCGCGGCCAACCGCCGCTTCACCTTCGGGATCGGCGGTAAGGCCAACGTGACCAGGCACCATGTAGAAGGTCTGATCGTGTTCGCTATCGCGCTGGCGATCACCAGTGGATCGTTGGCCGTGCTGCACTTCTTCGTCACCGACCCGCATCATCTGGTCGAGCTCGCAGTGCTGGTGGTGGCCAACCTCGTAGCCACCGCAGCGCGGTTCGTGCTGCTGCGCGGCTGGGTGTTCCATCCCCGCCGGAATCGCTGA
- a CDS encoding ArnT family glycosyltransferase: MTISADVQQRTAPAPDDPRDIQPRWVRPALFTLLAATAVLYLWGLGSSGWANNYYAAAAQAGTQHWKAWLFGSLDSGNAITVDKPPASLWLMALSGRIFGFSAFSMLLPQALMGVGAVGVLYATVRRTSGPAAGLIAGAVLALTPVAALIFRFNNPDALLVLLLVVAAYCMVRAIETAGTRWLVLTGCAIGFAFLAKLLQAFLVVPGLALAFLVAAPVGMWKRIGKLAIGGLAIIISAGWYLVLVDLWPADSRPYIGGSTDNSLLQLTLGYNGIDRVLGGGGGAPQGGPPPGGGQGGPGAAHHLFFGGEPGLGRLFGQSMGAQASWLLPAALIGLLAGLWFTRRTARTAGLRASLLLWGGWLVVSGAVFSFMDGIIHPYYTVALAPAIAALLGISVRELWRGKEFLAPRILLATMSAGTGVWAFILLDRTPDWWPALRWVVLIGSIVVAAILAVGAHRIGRYTPVFVAAAMFFGLLAPAGYSIATVMSSHSSGPMAVAGPSRIAHMTPPPGHGGPGASSDNVALQHLVEGVDNRWAAATIGSMGASGLELQTGASIMAIGGFTGADNSPTLEQFQSYVANHEVRYFIAGGHGGPAWRESGAASDIATWVKDNFSRIDVDGTTVYDLDAPR; this comes from the coding sequence ATGACCATCAGCGCCGACGTGCAACAGCGGACCGCTCCTGCGCCGGACGACCCCCGTGACATCCAACCGCGTTGGGTGCGTCCCGCGCTGTTCACCCTGCTGGCGGCAACCGCGGTCCTCTACTTGTGGGGTCTCGGCTCGTCCGGCTGGGCCAACAACTATTACGCCGCCGCCGCGCAGGCTGGCACCCAGCACTGGAAGGCGTGGTTGTTCGGCTCGCTCGACTCGGGTAACGCGATCACCGTCGACAAGCCGCCAGCCTCCCTGTGGTTGATGGCGTTGTCGGGCCGGATCTTCGGATTCAGCGCCTTCTCGATGCTGTTGCCGCAGGCGTTGATGGGCGTCGGCGCGGTCGGCGTGCTGTATGCGACCGTCCGCCGCACCAGCGGACCGGCTGCGGGCCTGATCGCGGGTGCGGTGCTGGCACTGACTCCCGTGGCGGCGTTGATCTTCCGGTTCAACAATCCCGACGCCCTGCTGGTGCTGTTGCTGGTGGTCGCGGCCTACTGCATGGTGCGGGCCATCGAGACGGCCGGCACCCGCTGGCTGGTGCTGACCGGCTGCGCCATCGGCTTCGCGTTCCTGGCCAAGTTGTTGCAGGCCTTCCTGGTGGTCCCCGGCCTGGCGCTGGCGTTCCTCGTCGCGGCCCCGGTCGGGATGTGGAAGCGCATCGGCAAGCTGGCGATCGGCGGACTCGCAATAATCATATCCGCCGGCTGGTATCTCGTCCTGGTCGATCTGTGGCCAGCCGATTCGCGGCCCTACATCGGCGGTTCGACCGACAACAGCCTGCTGCAGCTGACGTTGGGCTACAACGGAATCGACCGCGTGCTCGGCGGCGGTGGTGGCGCTCCGCAGGGTGGGCCGCCGCCGGGTGGAGGTCAGGGTGGGCCAGGCGCGGCTCATCACTTGTTCTTCGGGGGAGAACCGGGCCTCGGCCGGCTGTTCGGTCAGTCAATGGGCGCGCAGGCGTCGTGGTTGCTGCCCGCGGCACTCATCGGCCTGCTGGCCGGACTCTGGTTCACGCGTCGCACCGCTCGGACCGCCGGGTTGCGAGCATCACTTCTGCTGTGGGGCGGCTGGCTGGTGGTCAGCGGCGCCGTGTTCAGCTTCATGGACGGCATCATTCACCCCTATTACACCGTCGCGCTGGCGCCGGCGATCGCCGCACTGCTCGGTATCTCGGTGCGAGAGCTGTGGCGCGGCAAAGAGTTCCTGGCACCGCGCATACTTCTGGCGACGATGTCCGCAGGCACCGGCGTGTGGGCGTTCATCCTGCTCGACCGGACGCCGGATTGGTGGCCCGCCCTGCGCTGGGTCGTGCTGATCGGCTCGATCGTCGTGGCGGCGATCCTTGCCGTCGGGGCGCACCGGATCGGCCGCTACACGCCGGTGTTTGTCGCCGCCGCAATGTTCTTCGGTCTCCTCGCACCGGCCGGCTACTCGATCGCGACGGTGATGAGCTCGCACAGCAGCGGACCGATGGCCGTGGCGGGCCCGAGCCGCATCGCCCATATGACTCCTCCGCCAGGACACGGGGGTCCGGGCGCTAGCAGCGACAACGTGGCCCTGCAGCACCTTGTCGAGGGGGTGGACAACCGTTGGGCCGCAGCGACAATCGGCTCGATGGGGGCGAGCGGTCTGGAGCTGCAGACCGGCGCATCGATCATGGCGATCGGCGGTTTCACGGGCGCCGACAACTCGCCGACTCTCGAGCAATTCCAGTCCTACGTCGCCAACCACGAGGTGCGGTACTTCATCGCAGGAGGGCACGGTGGTCCCGCCTGGCGGGAGTCGGGCGCCGCGAGCGACATCGCGACGTGGGTGAAGGACAACTTCAGTCGGATCGATGTCGACGGCACCACGGTGTACGACCTCGACGCGCCCAGGTAG